In one window of Zhongshania aliphaticivorans DNA:
- a CDS encoding Crp/Fnr family transcriptional regulator encodes MPTLKEHFKSSWIQVLPEEIRSEFRSKMSSIDLKNGQVLYSKGDFLAGIYEIRSGSIKLSAFGFNGNEMVLNICHPPTIIGDLYVITNSKSLFTATSMAKSELGILPRESFDQLRAKYPAVNELLLKAASYRQFWLYQFLQDLSVLDIEARLAGRLRDLAFSMGEKISDGAFKLALKQDDLANMLGVTRQTVNQLLKRWEEAEIIELVYRGVKIRDIGRLIALADSNRESSKPQGL; translated from the coding sequence ATGCCAACACTAAAAGAGCATTTTAAATCCAGTTGGATTCAAGTACTTCCTGAGGAAATTCGCTCGGAATTTCGTTCCAAAATGAGTTCTATTGACTTAAAAAATGGACAGGTGCTCTATAGCAAGGGCGATTTCTTGGCCGGGATTTATGAGATCCGCTCGGGCAGTATTAAACTCAGTGCTTTTGGTTTTAACGGCAATGAGATGGTGCTGAATATCTGTCACCCGCCGACTATCATTGGTGATCTTTACGTTATCACCAATTCAAAAAGCCTTTTCACTGCAACATCTATGGCGAAATCTGAATTAGGGATTTTGCCTCGAGAAAGCTTTGATCAGCTGCGTGCAAAATATCCTGCCGTCAATGAGCTTCTGCTTAAAGCTGCCAGTTACCGGCAGTTTTGGCTCTACCAATTTCTGCAGGATTTGTCGGTTTTAGATATTGAAGCCAGGCTGGCTGGACGATTACGCGACCTGGCGTTCTCGATGGGGGAAAAAATTAGTGACGGAGCCTTTAAGTTGGCGCTTAAACAGGATGACTTGGCTAATATGCTCGGTGTTACTAGACAAACCGTTAACCAGTTACTGAAGCGTTGGGAAGAGGCCGAGATAATCGAGTTGGTTTACAGGGGGGTAAAAATTCGAGATATCGGTCGTCTTATCGCGCTGGCTGATAGCAATAGAGAATCCAGTAAGCCGCAAGGTTTATAA
- a CDS encoding SDR family NAD(P)-dependent oxidoreductase: MQLPVETPYNAKTTAQEVASHYDLTGKIMIVTGANTGLGKETARVLGGSGATVILTVRDKQVGLQVAQELSTSTGKDNFIVEELDLSSKPSIRAFAARINERYTQLDVLISNAGIMGVPKKLIDGLESQMAVNYLGHMLLSALLSPLLKKTQNARVITLTSIAHQISDINFDDFNCEKKDYIPMVAYGRSKTASSLLSIALHTRLQKYGVTCLAVHPGVIHETGLTRSMDEKGIAQIAAVAEGTDKTIASGAATSVWAALSEELQDKGGLYLEDCKVAELVEKPNFVSGVLPHALSVEIADQLWAQAEQWLGERLDIE; the protein is encoded by the coding sequence ATGCAGCTCCCCGTAGAAACACCCTATAACGCAAAAACGACAGCTCAAGAAGTAGCAAGCCATTACGATCTCACCGGAAAGATAATGATAGTTACCGGTGCAAATACTGGGCTGGGTAAAGAGACTGCGCGGGTTTTGGGGGGCTCTGGCGCTACCGTGATTTTAACAGTTAGGGATAAGCAGGTGGGTCTGCAAGTGGCTCAAGAGCTAAGCACGTCTACCGGTAAAGACAACTTTATTGTTGAAGAGCTGGATTTGTCTTCCAAGCCGAGTATTCGGGCTTTTGCAGCACGTATCAATGAACGTTATACACAGCTAGATGTACTGATTTCTAATGCCGGGATTATGGGCGTGCCCAAAAAGTTGATTGATGGCCTAGAGTCCCAGATGGCGGTCAACTACTTGGGGCATATGTTGCTTTCCGCACTATTATCTCCTTTGCTGAAAAAGACACAAAACGCTCGAGTGATCACCTTGACGTCGATTGCCCATCAAATTTCCGATATCAACTTTGACGATTTTAATTGCGAGAAAAAGGATTACATTCCAATGGTTGCCTACGGGCGATCTAAAACCGCTAGCAGCCTTTTGTCTATTGCTTTACACACTCGGCTGCAAAAATACGGAGTGACTTGTTTAGCGGTTCATCCCGGTGTGATCCATGAAACTGGGCTGACCCGCAGCATGGATGAGAAAGGGATCGCCCAGATTGCTGCTGTCGCCGAGGGCACCGATAAAACCATAGCCAGTGGCGCGGCCACAAGCGTATGGGCAGCGTTGAGCGAGGAGTTACAAGATAAAGGCGGTTTATATCTTGAAGACTGTAAAGTGGCAGAATTGGTGGAAAAACCAAACTTTGTTAGCGGGGTGCTGCCTCACGCGCTGAGTGTTGAAATTGCTGACCAGCTTTGGGCGCAAGCCGAGCAGTGGTTAGGTGAGCGCCTAGATATTGAGTAG
- a CDS encoding DUF2938 domain-containing protein translates to MNELIFTILIGIGATAGMDLWSLLRKQMFNIPPTNWGMVGRWIAYMKYGQFHHTNIAASDPFRGEQLIGWTAHYAIGIAYATLLVITGGTEWIHNPSIGPALTVGIATVVAPFFILQPGMGAGFAACRTPKPNSVRLQSVINHAVFGFGLFLSALIIKCTFSQ, encoded by the coding sequence ATGAACGAACTGATCTTTACAATTTTAATCGGAATTGGCGCAACGGCCGGGATGGATTTATGGTCTTTATTAAGGAAACAGATGTTTAACATTCCACCCACCAATTGGGGAATGGTGGGACGCTGGATCGCCTACATGAAATACGGGCAATTTCACCACACGAACATTGCAGCATCGGACCCTTTTCGTGGTGAACAGCTCATTGGATGGACGGCGCATTATGCAATAGGCATAGCTTATGCCACCCTATTAGTCATCACTGGTGGGACGGAGTGGATACACAACCCATCGATTGGCCCTGCTCTCACAGTGGGCATTGCCACCGTTGTCGCTCCCTTCTTTATATTGCAGCCAGGAATGGGAGCAGGGTTTGCTGCGTGTCGGACGCCCAAGCCAAACTCAGTTAGACTACAAAGCGTCATCAACCATGCCGTATTTGGCTTTGGCTTATTCCTCTCAGCGCTGATAATCAAATGTACTTTTTCGCAATAA
- a CDS encoding VIT1/CCC1 transporter family protein has protein sequence MIHSEIHRSNRAGWLRAAVLGANDGIVSTASLIIGVAAASTAHEGILLAGVAGLVAGAMSMAAGEYVSVSSQLDTENADLEIEKKSLEQNIDAEKEELADIYEGRGLDAVLAKQVAEQLMAHDALGAHARDDIGISENASPQPIQAAFSSAGTFTVGAALPLLVAWVVPGNQLISVVAISSLVFLALLGGIAARVGGASIIVGAVRVTFWGALAMVLTAGVGRIFGVAA, from the coding sequence ATGATTCATAGTGAAATTCATCGATCAAATCGCGCAGGTTGGTTACGAGCAGCAGTACTCGGTGCAAACGACGGAATTGTATCTACAGCAAGTCTTATTATTGGTGTGGCCGCTGCGAGTACTGCTCATGAAGGGATTCTTCTCGCAGGCGTGGCTGGACTAGTTGCCGGTGCGATGTCTATGGCCGCGGGTGAATACGTGTCGGTTAGTTCGCAGTTAGATACTGAAAATGCAGACCTCGAAATTGAGAAAAAATCGCTTGAACAAAATATAGATGCTGAAAAAGAGGAACTCGCTGACATATACGAAGGCCGGGGGCTGGATGCTGTTCTGGCTAAGCAAGTTGCCGAGCAGCTAATGGCTCACGATGCACTTGGTGCGCATGCAAGAGATGATATAGGTATATCGGAGAATGCAAGCCCTCAGCCCATTCAAGCTGCGTTTTCGTCGGCAGGTACGTTTACAGTGGGTGCTGCACTTCCCTTGCTTGTAGCGTGGGTTGTGCCAGGTAATCAACTTATTTCTGTTGTTGCCATTTCTTCACTGGTTTTTCTCGCTCTACTTGGCGGTATTGCAGCGCGTGTTGGCGGCGCGTCAATTATTGTGGGTGCCGTTAGAGTTACTTTCTGGGGTGCGCTCGCCATGGTGCTAACCGCAGGCGTAGGCCGAATATTTGGTGTTGCTGCATAA
- a CDS encoding DMT family transporter, producing the protein MNFSLASVKGKQSADLLFVIVTLLAAISWIFSKEAVAIMPPLLFMSARFLIAAAFLALIAHHQLRALSAASLYRCVKVGVVFGIAMSLWVLGLAASSHVGEAAFLVSLAVVVVPVVGKLFFNEPVPGSTWVALPIACSGLALLSLNQALKLELAQLLLLAAATLFAIYFNLNTRAANPITKVGKDGQTTSIPQVPVLALTTLVLAIVGVVTGFFSLLSETWHIGKLISSPMVWLWVMLSATVGTAMRFYVQTYAQSLSPYNNGVVIMVLEPVWTSLIAAMWFKESMTLIQLCGCLLIFVALLVNRWRSVQQFLKQLLRS; encoded by the coding sequence ATGAATTTCAGCCTAGCGTCAGTTAAAGGCAAACAGTCTGCAGATTTGCTTTTTGTCATTGTTACTCTGCTTGCGGCCATTAGCTGGATATTTTCTAAAGAAGCGGTTGCCATTATGCCGCCACTATTATTTATGTCGGCACGTTTTCTTATTGCCGCTGCGTTTTTAGCACTAATTGCTCACCATCAACTGCGAGCCTTGTCAGCGGCGAGTTTGTACCGCTGCGTTAAGGTTGGTGTTGTTTTTGGTATTGCAATGAGCCTGTGGGTACTTGGTCTTGCTGCGTCGAGTCATGTTGGGGAGGCTGCTTTTTTGGTGAGTTTGGCGGTGGTGGTAGTGCCAGTAGTCGGCAAGCTTTTTTTCAATGAACCTGTTCCAGGCAGTACATGGGTGGCTCTGCCTATCGCCTGTTCTGGGCTTGCGCTGTTATCGCTTAATCAGGCACTTAAGTTAGAGCTTGCTCAATTGTTGTTATTGGCCGCTGCGACGCTGTTTGCGATTTACTTTAATCTCAATACCCGTGCAGCCAACCCGATAACTAAAGTCGGCAAAGATGGCCAGACAACCAGTATTCCGCAAGTGCCGGTGTTGGCTCTAACCACCTTAGTGTTGGCCATAGTGGGAGTGGTAACGGGATTCTTTTCTCTGTTAAGCGAAACGTGGCATATTGGCAAACTGATTTCATCGCCAATGGTATGGTTGTGGGTAATGTTGTCGGCAACCGTTGGCACAGCGATGCGCTTTTATGTACAGACATATGCGCAGAGTTTATCCCCTTATAATAATGGCGTAGTCATTATGGTGTTAGAGCCAGTGTGGACCTCATTGATAGCGGCAATGTGGTTTAAGGAAAGTATGACGCTTATACAATTATGCGGTTGCCTATTGATTTTTGTGGCGCTGCTTGTAAATCGTTGGCGCAGTGTACAGCAGTTTTTGAAGCAGCTTTTGCGATCTTAG
- a CDS encoding enoyl-CoA hydratase has product MSDQQPVLTEVSDGVMLITLNRPESLNAISAGLTAGLIAAMKQADQDDSVKAIVLTGAGRAFCAGVDLKEISGAGEGNVLDNDKEFVAAFANCRKPLIGAINGIVVTGGLEMAMCCDFLYASSTARFGDTHAKVGVMPTWGMSQRLSRLVGINRAREMSLSGQLIDVQTAFDWGMVNKICSPDSLLEETMEKAKQIAANRTSAVMGIRKLMNNGWATTLTEGLSFEDAWSRPHNNEVDFSEMNDRLSQVSKSNR; this is encoded by the coding sequence ATGTCTGATCAACAGCCAGTCCTAACAGAAGTGTCTGATGGGGTGATGCTTATTACCCTAAACCGTCCCGAAAGTCTAAATGCGATTTCTGCGGGTTTGACCGCTGGGCTGATCGCCGCCATGAAACAGGCAGACCAAGATGATAGCGTAAAGGCGATTGTGCTGACGGGGGCGGGGCGGGCTTTCTGTGCAGGCGTTGATCTGAAAGAAATCAGCGGTGCCGGTGAAGGTAATGTTTTGGACAACGATAAAGAGTTTGTTGCTGCATTTGCCAATTGTAGAAAGCCGCTTATTGGTGCGATCAACGGAATAGTTGTGACTGGCGGATTAGAAATGGCGATGTGTTGCGACTTCCTTTACGCTTCTAGTACAGCTCGATTTGGTGATACCCATGCCAAAGTGGGTGTTATGCCAACATGGGGTATGTCACAAAGACTTTCCCGCCTGGTAGGGATTAATCGGGCGCGGGAAATGAGTTTGTCAGGTCAGTTGATTGATGTGCAAACTGCCTTTGACTGGGGTATGGTTAATAAAATCTGCAGTCCAGATAGCTTGTTAGAAGAGACCATGGAAAAGGCGAAACAAATCGCCGCTAACCGGACCTCTGCGGTGATGGGTATTCGCAAATTAATGAACAATGGTTGGGCCACCACCCTTACTGAAGGCTTGAGCTTTGAAGATGCTTGGTCACGGCCGCACAATAATGAGGTGGATTTTTCGGAAATGAATGACAGATTGAGTCAGGTCTCAAAATCGAATCGCTAG
- a CDS encoding crotonase/enoyl-CoA hydratase family protein yields MTELVTVTIKNHIADVRLNRPEKMNAITIELMHALVAAAESIKSNRSVRVAVISGEGRAFCAGLDLSNFADDKDAPNPFINSNGSYPNEAQASAYCWKQLPVPVICALHGVAFGGGLQIALGADIRIAHPETRLSVMEVKWGLVPDMSATQTLRDLVRIDVAKELTFTGRVFYADEGASLGLVTRLSDTPFEDAYKIAEEIASKNPDAVCAAKRLYNDSWHGDDRKGLQMEEKLQGELMMSENQIESVRAGMEKRAANFKDRR; encoded by the coding sequence ATGACTGAATTGGTCACGGTGACGATTAAAAACCACATAGCAGATGTGCGCCTGAATCGCCCAGAAAAAATGAATGCGATTACCATAGAGCTGATGCATGCCTTGGTTGCGGCAGCGGAATCAATTAAATCGAATCGATCAGTTCGCGTGGCGGTGATATCCGGCGAGGGCAGGGCCTTTTGCGCTGGTTTAGACCTGAGTAACTTCGCCGATGATAAGGACGCTCCGAATCCCTTCATCAATAGCAACGGCAGCTATCCCAACGAAGCGCAGGCGTCGGCGTATTGCTGGAAGCAACTGCCTGTTCCCGTTATTTGTGCGCTTCATGGCGTTGCCTTTGGCGGCGGCCTACAAATCGCCTTGGGCGCAGACATACGCATTGCTCATCCTGAAACTCGGCTGTCGGTAATGGAAGTGAAATGGGGGCTGGTTCCAGATATGTCGGCAACCCAAACGCTGCGCGATCTGGTACGTATTGATGTGGCAAAGGAGCTGACTTTTACGGGGAGAGTTTTTTATGCCGATGAAGGTGCGAGCCTAGGCCTTGTTACCCGCCTCAGCGATACCCCCTTTGAAGATGCTTATAAAATTGCTGAAGAAATAGCGAGTAAAAACCCTGATGCCGTTTGTGCGGCCAAGCGCCTCTACAACGACAGCTGGCATGGTGACGATCGCAAGGGTCTACAGATGGAAGAAAAGCTCCAAGGCGAGTTGATGATGTCTGAAAATCAAATTGAATCGGTCCGTGCTGGTATGGAAAAGCGCGCCGCAAACTTTAAAGATCGCCGCTAG
- a CDS encoding GFA family protein: MVEGSCLCGKIGYQVEINPDNVLNCHCKFCRKAHGADYATMAIVDASTFKLIDENGCLKEHQSGAGGYRAFCSECGTRLMNYSPDRKSFFCVSLSTVDTALDLKPVAHINVESKAHWCEPYEGIPQFSAFPESL, translated from the coding sequence ATGGTTGAGGGAAGTTGTCTTTGTGGAAAGATTGGCTATCAAGTCGAAATCAATCCAGATAATGTGCTGAACTGTCATTGTAAGTTCTGTAGAAAAGCCCATGGCGCGGACTATGCAACCATGGCAATAGTTGATGCTTCAACATTTAAGCTCATTGATGAAAATGGGTGCTTAAAAGAGCATCAGAGTGGGGCTGGTGGTTATCGAGCATTTTGTTCTGAATGTGGAACAAGATTAATGAACTATTCCCCAGATAGAAAAAGCTTTTTTTGCGTTTCATTATCAACCGTGGATACAGCGTTGGATTTGAAGCCTGTTGCTCACATTAATGTGGAATCAAAGGCGCATTGGTGTGAGCCCTATGAAGGTATTCCTCAGTTTAGTGCTTTTCCGGAAAGCTTATGA
- a CDS encoding thioester reductase domain-containing protein has protein sequence MSDRTSVSDERINKLKARAKKIIAQDPSVLKFMPDKAVIDEALNPELSLVEKIEVLFSRYAERPALQERAYNIEKNASTNKHYRNYQQAFAGVTFRELQQRIHNLACAWQHSKEHRVKPDDMVFIIGFASIDYQLIDIATLYAQAVTVPMQSMTSGSDLDETIANINPVTVFASVADLKVAAEHTIRHGGIKSLVVFDFEPRDDADLQIYREVETLIADSGLPISLTSLQELLELGKSKAWQPLPIHPLGEDRLAGILHSSGSTGKPKGAMLLEKSMKRMWENLLKAPAIYPQISVCYAPLNHILGRSMPVYCLTAGGLCSFTLKPDMSTLFEDVRLTNPSRLSFFPRVFELIYQHYQNEVAKRVREGEDEASAAADVKADMGENFLGNRLLSGMVGGAPTSPAVREFMAECFEFHLIDGYGNTESGSGSISLNGKIQENSVSEYKLRNVPELGYYTSDKPYPRGELCYKSEVGIAGYYKDPKATAGLFDEDGFSLTGDIVEEIGPGEIRVVDRVKDVLKLSQGEYVALGALQTKYESGSAAIKQIFLYGNSLQAYLLAVVVPDLDAVASLIGVNATDADLKALLRREMARVAKEKDIKSFELPRDFLIELEPFSQENGLLSSVRKRLMPALKKKYGQRLEAMYEADGSQRDEAMKRLKDPGSNMTTAEKVSETLKVTLNIESITADSDGNFTDLGGDSLAAVSFSLTLEEVFGVNLPADLILSPTADIARWSAMIDKALSGDGGVSFESIHGKDAKEIFASDLKLNRFLSEEDLVSASTSKPMVDEEKVFLLTGANGFLGRFVCMELLQKAAAVGGKVVCLIRAQDDASARRRLDAVFSTDAALNKDYSDLASKHLEVLAGDVGEPDMGLDKNTHRRLTQELDRIVHVAALVNHMMTYQNFFYANVVATAEIIRLALLSKRKPIDFVSSVAANAYLDVSNGFNEDAPLRECVKLTDSYAAGYGISKWAGEVLLQDAHANFGIPVNVFRGDMMLAHDRYGAQINTDDMFTRLLFSVIETGLAPRSFYQLDDKGQLQQGHYNGLPVNIVAQTVTAGRKLNTDGYKNVYISNYHYDDGCSLDAFVDWIEAEGYSITRIDDHQEWVQRFEQKLKSLPEERKQHSVIALMSAFHMPYPAHHFGSDCDNFQTLMPDIPHLDQRFIQKCIRDMKAQNLLA, from the coding sequence ATGAGTGATAGAACCAGTGTTTCAGATGAGCGGATTAATAAATTAAAGGCACGCGCTAAAAAAATTATTGCGCAAGATCCCAGTGTTCTTAAGTTTATGCCGGATAAAGCCGTTATTGATGAAGCACTAAACCCGGAGCTATCACTTGTAGAAAAAATTGAAGTGCTTTTTTCCCGTTATGCTGAGCGTCCAGCCTTGCAGGAACGTGCTTATAACATTGAAAAAAATGCCAGCACGAATAAGCATTACCGAAACTATCAGCAGGCCTTTGCCGGCGTCACATTTCGTGAGCTTCAGCAGCGCATTCACAACCTAGCCTGTGCTTGGCAGCACAGCAAGGAACACCGTGTAAAACCAGACGATATGGTCTTTATCATTGGCTTTGCCAGTATTGACTATCAGCTAATTGATATCGCTACGCTGTACGCTCAAGCGGTGACCGTGCCAATGCAAAGCATGACCTCGGGTAGCGATTTAGACGAAACCATTGCAAATATTAATCCCGTCACGGTTTTTGCCAGTGTGGCCGACTTAAAAGTGGCTGCAGAACACACAATTCGTCACGGTGGTATTAAGAGTCTTGTTGTTTTTGATTTCGAGCCCCGCGACGATGCAGACCTGCAAATATACCGCGAAGTTGAGACATTGATTGCCGATTCCGGTTTACCGATTTCCTTGACGTCGCTGCAAGAGTTACTTGAATTGGGTAAATCTAAAGCTTGGCAACCTTTGCCAATACACCCACTAGGGGAAGATAGGCTGGCGGGAATTCTGCATTCGTCTGGCAGTACCGGTAAACCCAAGGGAGCAATGCTTTTAGAGAAATCTATGAAGCGAATGTGGGAAAACCTGCTAAAAGCTCCTGCCATATATCCACAAATTTCTGTGTGTTATGCGCCGTTAAATCATATTCTTGGCCGTTCTATGCCGGTTTATTGTTTAACCGCTGGTGGTCTTTGTAGCTTTACTTTAAAGCCTGATATGTCGACCTTGTTTGAGGATGTTAGGCTGACTAATCCCTCTCGCCTTAGTTTCTTTCCCCGAGTATTTGAGCTGATCTATCAGCATTATCAGAATGAAGTGGCTAAGCGAGTCCGCGAGGGCGAAGATGAGGCGTCAGCGGCGGCAGACGTGAAGGCTGATATGGGCGAGAATTTCCTCGGTAATCGTCTTCTCAGTGGGATGGTGGGCGGTGCACCGACATCTCCAGCCGTTCGTGAGTTTATGGCAGAGTGTTTTGAGTTTCACTTGATCGATGGCTATGGCAATACCGAATCCGGCAGTGGCAGTATTTCATTGAATGGCAAAATTCAGGAAAACTCAGTGTCAGAGTATAAATTGCGCAACGTTCCTGAGTTGGGTTATTACACCTCTGACAAGCCATACCCAAGGGGAGAGCTTTGCTATAAAAGTGAGGTTGGCATCGCCGGCTATTACAAAGATCCCAAAGCGACGGCAGGCTTGTTTGATGAAGATGGATTTTCATTAACCGGTGACATTGTTGAGGAGATTGGTCCCGGCGAAATAAGAGTTGTCGACCGCGTTAAGGACGTGCTCAAGTTGTCTCAGGGCGAGTATGTTGCGCTTGGCGCATTACAGACAAAGTACGAAAGCGGCAGCGCTGCAATAAAACAGATTTTTCTCTACGGTAATTCTCTGCAGGCTTATTTACTGGCTGTTGTTGTGCCCGATCTCGACGCGGTGGCCTCACTGATTGGAGTCAATGCCACTGATGCTGACCTCAAGGCCTTGCTGCGCCGCGAAATGGCCCGAGTCGCGAAAGAAAAAGACATTAAAAGCTTTGAGCTTCCCCGTGACTTTCTCATCGAGTTAGAACCTTTCTCGCAGGAAAACGGCTTATTATCCAGTGTGAGAAAACGCCTGATGCCTGCACTCAAGAAAAAGTACGGCCAGCGCTTGGAGGCGATGTACGAGGCAGATGGTAGCCAGCGGGACGAGGCAATGAAGCGCCTTAAGGATCCCGGTAGCAATATGACGACGGCAGAGAAAGTCAGCGAAACCTTAAAGGTGACTCTCAATATTGAGAGTATTACGGCTGACAGCGACGGCAATTTTACTGACCTTGGCGGTGACTCTCTGGCAGCGGTCTCGTTTTCACTTACATTGGAAGAAGTTTTCGGGGTTAATCTGCCAGCGGATCTTATCTTGAGTCCGACTGCCGATATAGCGCGCTGGTCGGCGATGATCGACAAGGCGCTGAGTGGTGATGGTGGTGTGAGCTTTGAGTCAATACACGGTAAAGATGCAAAAGAAATTTTTGCTTCTGACTTGAAGCTCAACCGATTTTTAAGTGAAGAGGACCTAGTAAGTGCCAGTACTTCTAAGCCGATGGTTGACGAAGAGAAAGTGTTTCTACTGACTGGCGCAAATGGTTTTCTTGGCCGCTTTGTGTGTATGGAATTGTTACAAAAAGCAGCTGCCGTGGGTGGTAAGGTTGTGTGCTTAATACGGGCTCAAGATGACGCAAGTGCTCGCCGCCGGCTTGACGCGGTTTTCAGTACAGATGCAGCACTGAATAAGGATTATTCAGATTTGGCGAGCAAACACCTTGAAGTGCTCGCGGGTGATGTGGGTGAGCCTGATATGGGGCTAGACAAAAACACCCATCGCCGATTGACCCAAGAGCTTGACCGTATTGTCCACGTGGCGGCCTTGGTGAATCACATGATGACTTATCAAAACTTCTTTTACGCGAATGTGGTGGCGACAGCAGAAATTATCAGGCTGGCGCTATTGAGCAAAAGAAAGCCAATTGATTTTGTGTCCTCCGTGGCTGCCAATGCCTATTTAGATGTCAGCAATGGCTTTAATGAAGACGCCCCGCTCCGTGAGTGTGTAAAACTGACTGATTCCTACGCGGCAGGCTATGGGATTAGCAAGTGGGCAGGGGAGGTCTTGCTTCAGGACGCCCATGCGAATTTCGGTATTCCCGTTAATGTTTTCCGTGGCGACATGATGTTGGCGCATGATCGCTATGGTGCTCAAATCAATACGGATGACATGTTCACCCGCTTGTTATTCAGTGTGATTGAAACGGGCTTGGCACCGCGCTCATTTTATCAGTTAGATGATAAGGGGCAGCTCCAACAAGGCCACTATAACGGTTTGCCGGTTAATATTGTGGCACAGACTGTGACGGCTGGGCGCAAGCTAAACACCGATGGCTACAAGAACGTGTATATCTCAAATTACCATTACGACGATGGCTGCTCCCTTGATGCCTTTGTCGACTGGATTGAGGCGGAAGGCTATAGCATCACTCGTATTGATGACCATCAGGAATGGGTGCAGCGCTTCGAGCAAAAACTTAAGTCATTACCCGAGGAGCGTAAGCAGCATTCAGTTATCGCATTGATGAGCGCGTTCCATATGCCGTACCCAGCACATCATTTCGGTTCTGACTGCGACAATTTCCAAACGCTAATGCCTGATATCCCACACCTTGATCAGCGATTTATACAAAAGTGTATTCGCGATATGAAAGCACAAAATTTGCTTGCTTAA
- a CDS encoding helix-turn-helix domain-containing protein: MDISQVAKQSGVPASTLRFYEEKGLIHSVGRQGIRRVFGAGIIERLALIALGRVAGFSLEEIAGILGTEDNPEIDRDLLLSKAGELDKTIQKLTAMRDGLQHAAACKAPSHLECPRFRRLMNLAAIGAIKSDDSNKLIANKALRGTRL, translated from the coding sequence ATGGATATTTCTCAGGTGGCGAAACAATCTGGTGTTCCTGCGTCAACGTTACGCTTTTATGAGGAAAAAGGCTTAATACATTCTGTGGGCAGGCAAGGAATTCGCCGAGTTTTTGGGGCCGGTATAATCGAGCGTCTTGCGCTGATTGCATTGGGTCGCGTTGCAGGATTTTCTCTGGAAGAAATAGCTGGAATATTAGGGACTGAAGATAACCCTGAAATTGATCGAGACTTGTTGCTAAGCAAAGCCGGAGAGCTGGATAAAACAATTCAAAAGTTAACCGCAATGCGTGATGGGCTTCAGCATGCTGCAGCTTGTAAAGCACCTAGCCACTTAGAGTGCCCGAGATTTCGTCGTTTAATGAACTTAGCTGCAATTGGGGCGATTAAAAGTGACGACTCAAATAAACTAATAGCGAACAAAGCGTTGCGCGGGACACGACTTTGA